Proteins co-encoded in one Pseudophryne corroboree isolate aPseCor3 chromosome 1, aPseCor3.hap2, whole genome shotgun sequence genomic window:
- the LOC135029400 gene encoding putative N-acetyltransferase 8B — MPPSATRTGSAPYEKSTKQGDIWDLLQEKNMADYSIRIYQDSDYQIVREIFACGLLEHTSAAFRHTLSLSHIRFLLAVGSLVPLLTTGSIAISLMVVTIFLVILWFINRHIFTSYVQQSLGQDMLEIGKYYCQRDDCCFWVAESAGEVVGMVAAAPFCHPGDKKLMELKRLSVPKRHRGKGIAKALCRTVIDFARKRGFQALTLNTSVCQISSWKLYEKIGFRRTRTFFPNYYFAELIDLRDINYWYVLPTQD; from the exons ATGCCGCCAAGTGCTACTAGAACAGGCTCTGCGCCTTATGAGAAGTCAACGAAACAGGGAGACATCTGGGACCTCCTGCAG GAGAAGAACATGGCAGATTACTCCATCCGGATCTACCAGGACTCAGATTACCAGATTGTGAGAGAGATATTTGCTTGTGGCCTCCTAGAACACACCAGTGCAGCCTTCCGCCATACACTTAGCCTTTCGCACATTCGGTTCCTCCTTGCTGTGGGATCATTGGTTCCTTTACTAACCACTGGATCTATTGCCATCTCTCTTATGGTGGTAACCATCTTCTTAGTCATCCTCTGGTTCATCAACAGACATATCTTCACTTCCTACGTCCAGCAGAGCCTGGGGCAAGACATGTTGGAAATTGGGAAATATTATTGTCAGCGGGACGACTGCTGTTTCTGGGTGGCAGAGTCAGCTGGGGAGGTGGTGGGAATGGTGGCGGCTGCTCCCTTTTGTCACCCTGGTGATAAAAAACTTATGGAGCTCAAGAGGTTATCAGTACCCAAAAGACATAGAGGCAAAGGAATTGCTAAAGCCTTGTGCAGGACAGTCATCGACTTTGCCCGGAAGAGAGGGTTCCAGGCTCTGACTTTAAACACCTCAGTATGTCAGATCAGTTCTTGGAAGCTGTACGAGAAGATTGGTTTCAGGAGAACTCGCACATTTTTCCCAAACTACTACTTTGCTGAATTGATTGACTTACGTGACATCAACTACTGGTATGTTCTTCCAACACAGGACTGA